A part of Podarcis muralis chromosome 15, rPodMur119.hap1.1, whole genome shotgun sequence genomic DNA contains:
- the RCC1L gene encoding RCC1-like G exchanging factor-like protein codes for MGPHGGLVQVCKIRGSRGAALLSPELQRGSRGALLGLPRGIWGFSRRASPGLLLRPSSDALGPPWTPKEGLFLGLPGNGLGSPWGLALFCRRGLFQGPLTRTQRPLGLPSQNPQKGSLCSPCRAFLDLPPRLPSEGLSRGLAKAAGTKSIRDIREADDNAPIFQYVGKQAKRKDRVFVWGFCFSGALGIPTFVVPDPGFRRRRIQPTPYRLEVDDKISSAACGYGFTLLSSRTTDVTKVWGMGLNKDSQIGFHQSRRDRSKGYEYVLEPSPVALPLDKPQQTRVVQVSCGRAHSLVLTDSEGVFSTGNNSYGQCGRKVVEGEIYSESQLINRLPQLEDKVVQVACGQDHSLFRTEKGDVYACGWGADGQTGLGHYDIVSTPTKLGGDIAGVRIAQVSTCGDCCLAVSEDGNIFGWGNSEYLQLSLVTESTQVNVPRHLPFKVGKVKEAACGGTVNALLNEEGHVFVWGYGILGKGPKLMETGTPEMIPPTLFGLSDFNPDVHVSRIRCGLSQFAAVTNKGELFVWGKNVRGCLGIGRMEDQYFPWRQS; via the exons ATGGGGCCTCATGGGGGGCTGGTGCAAGTGTGCAAGATTCGGGGCTCCCGTGGGGCTGCTCTGCTGTCTCCAGAGCTCCAGAGGGGGTCACGGGGGGCGCTGCTGGGGCTCCCTCGGGGAATATGGGGCTTTTCCCGGAGAGCTTCTCCGGGGCTGCTTCTGAGGCCCTCAAGTGACGCCCTGGGCCCCCCTTGGACGCCCAAGGAAGGGCTGTTTCTGGGCCTCCCTGGAAATGGATTGGGGTCTCCCTGGGGTCTGGCCTTGTTCTGCAGGAGGGGTCTTTTTCAAGGGCCTCTAACAAGGACGCAGCGCCCCCTCGGTCTCCCCTCTCAAAATCCCCAGAAGGGCTCTCTGTGTAGCCCCTGCAGGGCCTTTCTTGACCTCCCCCCGAGGCTTCCTTCTGAGGGGCTCTCCAGAGGCCTGGCAAAAGCAGCCGGGACGAAGAGCATCAGGGATATCAGAGAAGCTGACGACAATGCCCCCATTTTCCAGTACGTGGGGAAACAAGCCAAAAGGAAAGACCGGGTGTTTGTGTGGGGTTTCTGCTTCTCGGGGGCGTTGGGAATCCCCACCTTTGTCGTGCCTGACCCTGGGTTCAGGAGACGGAGGATCCAGCCCACTCCATATCGCCTAGAGGTGGATGACAAG ATTTCCTCTGCTGCCTGTGGCTATGGATTCACCCTTCTATCCTCCAGAACGACCGATGTCACCAAAGTCTGGGGCATGGGCCTCAACAAGGATTCCCAGATTGGGTTTCATCAGAGCAGGAGAGATCGCT CTAAAGGTTACGAATACGTCTTGGAGCCGAGTCCTGTTGCACTGCCCCTGGACAAGCCGCAGCAGACCCGAGTTGTACAGGTTTCCTGTGGGAGAGCACACTCCTTAGTGCTGACAGACTCTGAAGGAG TCTTCAGCACGGGCAACAATTCCTATGGGCAGTGTGGCCGGAAAGTGGTCGAAGGTGAAATTTACAG TGAGAGCCAGCTTATTAACCGCCTGCCACAACTTGAAGACAAAGTTGTCCAG GTAGCTTGTGGGCAGGACCACAGCCTCTTCAGGACGGAGAAAGGAGATGTCTATGCCTGTGGGTGGGGAGCGGACGGCCAAACAG GCCTCGGTCACTACGACATTGTCAGCACCCCCACGAAGCTTGGTGGAGACATCGCGGGCGTGCGCATTGCTCAGGTTTCTACCTGCGGTGACTGTTGCCTTGCCGTGTCAGAGGACGGCAACATCTTCGGCTGGGGGAACTCAGAATACCTGCAGCTGTCTTTGGTTACCGAGTCGACCCAG GTTAATGTGCCCAGACACCTGCCCTTCAAGGTTGGGAAAGTGAAGGAGGCTGCTTGCGGAGGGACAGTCAACGCTCTCTTAAATG AGGAAGGCCATGTTTTTGTCTGGGGCTATGGGATACTTGGGAAAGGACCGAAGCTGATGGAAACAGGCACTCCTGAAATGATCCCACCCACCCTGTTCGGCCTCTCGGACTTCAACCCGGATGTCCATGTGTCTCGGATCCGCTGTGGACTCAGCCAGTTTGCTGCTGTCACCA ACAAAGGAGAGCTCTTCGTATGGGGCAAAAATGTCAGAGGATGTTTGGGGATTGGCAGAATGGAAGACCAGTACTTCCCATGGAGG CAGTCGTAG